In a genomic window of Sardina pilchardus chromosome 20, fSarPil1.1, whole genome shotgun sequence:
- the slc39a9 gene encoding zinc transporter ZIP9: protein MDDFSSISLLSLAMLVGCYVAGTIPLAVNFSEEKLKLVTVLGAGLLCGTALAVIIPEGVHALYEEVLEAGHHGHGELESGVSEPKVAVEPVAGTHSEHGHEHLHAYIGVSLVLGFVFMLLVDQIGSAHMHSSDDPESARAASSKITTTLGLVVHAAADGVALGAAASTSQTSVQLIVFVAIMLHKAPAAFGLVSFLMHAGLERNRIRKHLLVFALAAPALAMLTFLGLSQSSKEALSDVNATGVAMLFSAGTFLYVATVHVLPEVGGTGHSHGPSAGNNGKGLSKVEVGALVLGCLIPLVLSIGHQH, encoded by the exons ATGGATGACTTCAGCTCAATCAGCCTGCTATCATTGGCAATGTTAGTGGGGTGCTATGTTGCGGGAACCATTCCTCTGGCTGTGAATTTTTCTGAG GAAAAACTGAAGCTAGTGACAGTGCTGGGAGCAGGCCTGCTATGTGGAACTGCACTCGCTGTCATCATCCCAGAGGGAGTGCACGCACTATACGAAGAAGTCCTGGAGG CTGGGCATCATGGCCATGGGGAACTGGAGTCAGGGGTGTCCGAGCCCAAGGTGGCAGTGGAACCAGTTGCAGGTACTCACAGTGAGCACGGGCATGAACACCTCCATGCCTACATTGGAGTCTCCCTGGTCCTGGGCTTCGTCTTCATGCTGCTGGTGGACCAGATCGGCTCCGCGCACATGCACAGCAGTGACG ATCCTGAATCGGCGAGGGCAGCCAGCTCAAAGATCACCACAACCCTGGGCCTTGTAGTCCATGCTGCTG CCGATGGGGTAGCTCTAGGTGCTGCTGCCTCCACATCTCAGACCAGTGTTCAGCTCATTGTGTTTGTGGCCATCATGCTACACAAG GCTCCGGCTGCGTTTGGCCTCGTCTCCTTCCTGATGCACGCGGGCCTGGAGAGGAACCGCATTCGGAAGCACCTGCTGGTGTTTGCCTTGGCAGCACCCGCCCTGGCCATGCTCACGTTTCTGGGACTCAGCCAG AGCAGTAAGGAGGCCCTGTCAGACGTGAACGCCACTGGCGTCGCCATGCTCTTCTCCGCCGGCACCTTCCTCTACGTGGCCACGGTGCACGTCCTGCCAGAGGTGGGTGGCACCGGGCACAGCCACGGGCCCAGCGCGGGCAACAACGGCAAGGGACTGAGCAAAGTGGAGGTGGGGGCTCTGGTGCTCGGGTGCCTCATTCCCTTGGTGCTGTCCATCGGGCATCAGCACTAG